One Cottoperca gobio chromosome 23, fCotGob3.1, whole genome shotgun sequence genomic region harbors:
- the ldhba gene encoding L-lactate dehydrogenase B-A chain → MSSVLQKLISPLASSPAEPPRNKVTVVGVGQVGMACAISILLRDLCDELALVDVMKDRLKGEMMDLQHGSLFLKTSKIVADTDYAVTANSRVVVVTAGVRQQEGESRLNLVQRNVNVFKSIIPQIIKYSPNCTLVVVSNPVDVLTYVTWKLSGLPKNRVIGSGTNLDSARFRYLMAERLGIHASSFNGWVLGEHGDTSVPVWSGANVAGVNLQKLNPDIGTDGDKEQWKATHKAVVDSAYEVIKLKGYTNWAIGLSVADLTESIVKNMSRVHPVSTMVKDMYDIGEEVFLSLPCVLNNTGVSSVVNMTLTDAEVGQLRKSADTLWGIQKDLKDI, encoded by the exons ATGTCCTCAGTGCTGCAGAAGTTGATCAGCCCTCTGGCCAGTAGCCCTGCTGAGCCTCCCAGGAACAAAGTGACAGTGGTCGGGGTGGGCCAGGTGGGCATGGCCTGTGCCATCAGCATCCTACTGCGG GACCTGTGTGATGAGTTGGCTCTTGTGGATGTGATGAAGGATCGTCTAAAGGGAGAGATGATGGACCTGCAGCATGGCAGCCTTTTCCTTAAGACCTCCAAGATAGTTGCTGACACAG aCTATGCAGTGACAGCTAACTCTCGCGTGGTCGTGGTGACGGCCGGTGTTCGTCAGCAGGAGGGTGAGAGCCGCCTTAACCTGGTGCAGAGGAACGTCAACGTCTTTAAGTCCATCATCCCCCAGATCATCAAGTACAGCCCGAACTGCACACTGGTCGTGGTCTCCAACCCTG TTGACGTGTTGACCTACGTGACCTGGAAGCTGAGTGGTCTGCCCAAGAACCGCGTCATCGGCAGCGGCACCAACCTGGACTCGGCCCGCTTCCGCTACCTGATGGCCGAGCGCCTCGGCATCCACGCCAGCTCCTTTAATGGCTGGGTGCTAGGGGAGCATGGAGACACCAGCG tGCCAGTGTGGAGCGGTGCAAACGTAGCAGGAGTAAATCTGCAGAAGCTGAATCCTGATATTGGCACTGATGGTGATAAGGAACAGTGGAAGGCCACACACAAGGCTGTAGTGGACAG TGCCTACGAGGTGATCAAGCTGAAAGGCTACACTAACTGGGCCATCGGTCTCAGTGTGGCAGACCTGACTGAGAGCATCGTCAAGAACATGAGCCGTGTCCATCCTGTCTCCACAATGGTCAAG GACATGTATGATATTGGTGAGGAGGTCTTCCTGTCACTGCCCTGTGTGCTGAACAACACTGGTGTGAGCAGCGTGGTCAACATGACCCTGACGGACGCCGAGGTGGGCCAGCTGAGGAAGAGTGCAGACACGCTGTGGGGCATCCAGAAGGACCTCAAGGACATCTGA
- the gys2 gene encoding glycogen [starch] synthase, liver, translated as MPLSRSLSMTSLSGVLPDWEEAELPVEDLLLFEVAWEVTNKVGGIYTVIQTKAKITVDEWGDNYYMMGPYFEHNYKTQVEGCEPPNPAIRKAMDALIHNGCQVHFGRWLIEGSPFVILFDIGSAAWNLDRWKGDLWETCKIGLPYHDREANDSLILGSLVAWFFKELTDQLGDQPNVIGHFHEWQAGPGVILSRSRKIPMATIFTTHATLLGRYLCAGNADFYNNLDKFNVDKEAGERQIYHRYCLEKAAVHCAHVFTTVSQITAVEASHMLHRKPDVVTPNGLNVKKFSAMHEFQNLHSTSKARIQEFVRGHFYGHLDFNLEKTLFFFIAGRYEFSNKGADIFLESLSRLNYLLQLHRNDMTVVVFFIMPAKTNNFNVESLKGQAVRKQLWDTAHTVKEKFGKKLYDALLKGQIPDMNSILDRDDFTIMKRAIYATQRHSLPPVTTHNMLDDSTDPILSNVRRIGLFNSRNDRVKIIFHPEFLSSTSPLLPMDYEDFVRGCNLGVFPSYYEPWGYTPGECTVMGIPSVTTNLSGFGCFIEEHVSDPAAYGVYIVDRRFRAPEESCNQLTQFMFSFCQQSLRQRIIQRNRTERLSDLLDWRYLGRFYIHARHLALNRAFPDKFQMDPMAPLKTEGFRYPRPYSVPPSPSASLHSTPHHSDVEDDDDDDDDEPYDEDEEAERDRLNIKAPFFDL; from the exons ATGCCACTGTCACGTTCCCTGTCCATGACATCTCTGAGCGGGGTGCTACCGGACTGGGAGGAAGCAGAGCTGCCTGTGGAGGACCTGCTGCTCTTTGAGGTGGCTTGGGAGGTCACAAACAAAG TTGGAGGAATCTACACAGTGATCCAGACCAAAGCCAAGATCACAGTGGATGAATGGGGGGATAACTACTATATGATGGGGCCCTACTTCGAACATAACTATAAGACCCAGGTGGAGGGCTGTGAGCCGCCAAACCCCGCCATCAGGAAGGCTATGGATGCTCTCATTCACAACGGCTGCcag GTCCATTTTGGCCGGTGGCTGATTGAGGGCAGCCCATTTGTGATCCTATTTGACATTGGCTCTGCAGCCTGGAACCTGGACCGCTGGAAGGGGGACCTGTGGGAGACCTGCAAGATAGGCTTGCCCTACCATGACCGGGAGGCCAACGACTCGCTCATCCTGGGCTCCCTGGTCGCCTGGTTCTTCAAAGAG TTAACAGACCAGCTGGGAGACCAGCCCAATGTCATTGGTCATTTCCATGAGTGGCAGGCAGGTCCAGGGGTTATTCTCTCTCGCTCCCGCAAGATTCCCATGGCAACGATCTTCACTACACACGCCACCCTGCTGGGACGATATCTCTGTGCTGGTAATGCAGACTTTTACAACAACCTGGACAAG tTCAACGTTGACAAGGAGGCCGGTGAGAGGCAGATTTACCATCGTTACTGCCTGGAGAAAGCAGCGGTCCACTGTGCTCACGTCTTCACCACAGTATCCCAGATCACCGCTGTAGAAGCCAGCCACATGCTGCACAGAAAGCCAG ATGTGGTGACCCCGAACGGGCTGAATGTGAAGAAGTTCTCGGCCATGCATGAGTTTCAAAACCTGCACTCCACCAGCAAGGCCCGCATCCAGGAGTTTGTCAGAGGGCACTTCTATGG TCATCTGGACTTCAACCTAGAGAAaaccctcttcttcttcatcgcTGGACGCTATGAGTTTTCCAACAAGGGAGCTGATATTTTCCTTGAATCACTGTCCAGACTCAACTATCTACTGCAG CTCCACAGAAATGATATGACAGTGGTAGTTTTCTTCATCATGCCAGCTAAAACCAACAACTTCAATGTGGAGTCACTAAAGGGACAGGCAGTGCGCAAACAGCTCTG GGATACAGCTCACACTGTGAAGGAGAAGTTTGGTAAAAAGCTGTATGATGCTCTGTTAAA AGGACAGATCCCTGATATGAACTCCATTCTGGATCGAGACGACTTCACCATTATGAAGAGAGCAATCTACGCCACTCAG AGACACAGCCTCCCTCCGGTGACGACTCACAACATGCTGGATGACTCAACAGATCCCATCCTTTCCAACGTCAGACGCATCGGCCTGTTCAACTCCAGGAATGATCGCGTCAAG ATTATTTTCCACCCTGAGTTCCTGTCCTCCACCAGTCCTCTGCTGCCAATGGACTATGAGGACTTTGTTCGTGGCTGCAACCTTGGAGTTTTCCCCTCCTACTATGAACCATGGGGATACACACCTG GTGAATGTACTGTAATGGGAATTCCCAGTGTGACCACCAACCTGTCAGGTTTTGGCTGCTTCATAGAGGAGCATGTGTCTGATCCTGCTGCCTATG GTGTTTACATCGTGGACCGTCGGTTCCGTGCGCCTGAAGAGTCCTGTAACCAGCTGACCCAGTTCATGTTCAGTTTCTGCCAGCAATCTCTGCGCCAGCGCATCATCCAGCGGAACCGAACTGAGAGGCTGTCTGACCTGCTGGACTGGAGATACCTAGGACGG TTCTATATACACGCCCGCCATCTCGCACTTAACAGAGCTTTCCCGGACAAGTTCCAGATGGACCCCATGGCCCCTTTGAAG